In Camarhynchus parvulus chromosome Z, STF_HiC, whole genome shotgun sequence, a genomic segment contains:
- the SRP19 gene encoding signal recognition particle 19 kDa protein, producing MAAAAGAASPADKERFICIYPAYLNNKKTIAEGRRIPIDKAVENPTSTEIQDVCAAVGFNVLLEKNKMYPREWNRDVQYRGRVRIQLKQDDGNPCLPQFPTRKSVMLYAAETIPKLKTRTQKMGGSDQSLQQGEGGKKGKGKKKK from the exons atggccgccgccgccggggccgcgtCCCCGGCGGACAAGGAGAG ATTCATTTGCATTTATCCAGCTTATTTGAATAACAAGAAGACAATagcagaaggaagaaggatACCTATAGACAAG GCTGTTGAAAATCCCACATCTACAGAAATCCAGGATGTATGTGCAGCAGTAGGATTCAATGTGTTACTAGAG AAGAACAAGATGTATCCCAGAGAATGGAACAGAGATGTGCAGTACAGAGGTAGAGTACGAATCCAGCTCAAACAAGATGATGGCAACCCGTGTTTACCTCAGTTTCCAACAC GTAAATCAGTGATGCTGTATGCTGCAGAAACCattccaaaactgaaaacaagaacTCAGAAGATGGGAGGTAGTGATCAAAGTCTTCAGCAAGGAGAGGGAGGCAAGAAAggtaaagggaagaaaaagaaataa